The Apibacter raozihei DNA segment TTTGTCTTTCACTTTCCTGAAAAAATCAAAAGTAGGAGATTTAATGAACCGGATCAGTGAAGACGTGGTAAACGTACGGCAATATTTAGGTCCCGGAATTATGTACAGCATTAATTTGGTGATCATGCTGATCATTGTGTTATTTTATATGCTTCTATCAGATCCTATAATGACATTGTATGCTCTTCTACCTCTTCCTTTTCTTTCTTATTTTATTTACCGTCAAAGCACAATTATCAATAAAAAGACTAAAATCGTTCAGGAAAAACAGTCAAATCTTTCTTCATTTGTGCAGGATTCATTTTCGGGTATACGAGTTATTAAATCTTTCACTCAGGAAAATAATGTAATTTCAAAATATATTTCCCGCTCCAATGAATATAGAGAAAAATCATTATCGCTAGCATCAACAGAAGCATTTTTTTCTCCACTCATGCTTCTTATCATAGGATTAAGTAATCTCTTTATACTTTATATAGGTGGGCAACGTTATATTAGCGGCAAAATTGATGTAGGAACCATAACAGACTTTTTTCTTTACCTAAACATTCTTATATGGCCATTTACAGCCTTAGGATGGGTTACCTCTATGACAAGGAGAGCTGAGGCGTCTATGGAACGAATCAATGAATTTTTAGATGTTAAAGAAGATATTATTAACAATAATTATAATATATACCCTATTACAGGAAACATAAAATTTGAAAATGTAAGCTATACATACCCTAACACAGGCATAAAAGCACTAAACTCTATATCATTCGAAATAAAAGCCGGAGAAACAGTTATTTTTATGGGTAAGACCGGCTCTGGTAAATCTACTATCACCTTATTATTAGAGCGTCTCATTGAACCAGACTCTGGTACTATATATATAGATCAAATACCTTTAAATAAACACAATCTTGAATTAATACGAGAAAAAACAGGATATGTGCCTCAGGAAAATTTTCTTTTTTCAGACACTATATATAATAATATAGCATACGGTATAGAAAATCCCACTTTAGAAAAAGTAGAAAAGTATGCCAGACAGGCAGAAATCGATTCCAATATTATTGAATTTAAAGATAAATATCAAACTGAAATCGGTGAAAGAGGAGTTACTTTATCCGGTGGTCAAAAACAACGTATTTCCATAGCCCGAGCTTTAATTAAAGATCCTACAATTTTCTTATTCGATGACAGCCTTTCTGCTGTAGATACAGAAACAGAGGAAAAAATATTATCTAATATTGAGAATGATATGGATGTTAAAACCACTATAATTATAACTCACCGGGTGTCTTCGGCTAAAAATGCAAACCGTATTATAATTCTGGAAAAAGGGAGAATTGCTGAAACAGGTTCTCATAGGGAATTAATGGATTTACAAGGCTTATATTCAGATTTATATAAAAAACAAATCACCGAGCAACAATCATAAAAAAACAATTGTGTGTATACGAGTATTTTTATACTTTTGTCCCGTTCAAATAAGCAAAAGATAAATAATTTATTTTTTTGATACCTATATCAAGTAAATAGAAACTAAAATTAAATATGATGAATGATTTAGAAAATGTAGAGAAGAAAGAAAATGAAATTTTCTCTAAAGTGTTAAGAGCTGGTAAAAGAACTTATTTTTTTGATGTAAGAGAAACTAAAGCTGGAGATTATTATTTAACAATTACTGAAAGTAAAAAAAATGTATCTGAAGAAGGATCTATGGGATTCAAAAAATTTAAAATCTATCTTTACAAAGAAGATTTTAAAAATTTTAAAGATATACTAGAAGAAACCACTTCATTCATCATAAAAGAAACAGGAGAAAAAGTTATTTCTGAAAGACATCGCGATGACTTTCATCTTCAGGCAGATGAAAACAAAACTACTCCTAACCCTGCCAATATTTCCAACTACACAAACGTAGATTTTGAAGACATTTAATAATTATCACAAATTATAATAAAAAAATAACAGGCCTGGATAAACTATATCAGGCCTGTTTTATCTTAAAGAAGATACTCCTATAACAATAAATATCACATAAAATTTATTAACTTTTATTTAACACTTATACGGAGTGTGTTAAATATATCTAAAAAAAGTTAAATTAGTCTTCTTATTGGTGTGTGTATTAGTACTTTTGGTCTGCTAAAAAAATATTTCATCCCAATATGAGGTCTGTATTCAAATTATTTACTGTTTTATTCATCGTATCAGCAACAACAACTTCTTGTGTTTCCAATTATGTTGTGAGCAACAATTCTTATAAATACCCTTCCACCAATGAATTTTTATTAGTTCATAATTTTGGTTCTAGAGCTAAAGGGCCTAATGTTGCTAAAGTAGATGAAAAAGCATTAATTTCAGACAACTCTCTGGTTAGTGACAATTCTCTAATAGAAAATATCAATATTTATGCCGAAAAGTCTTTTACAAAAGAAGCATATAATTTAATTACAGAAGCTAAAACTTATCTGGGTACTCCTTACCGTTATGGAGGAACAACCAGAAACGGTATTGACTGTTCTTCATTTGTTCAACATGTTTTCGATGCTTTCGATATCTCATTACCAAGAACATCTGCTATGCAATCGCAACAAGGAACATGGATATCGAAAGAGGAGCTGAAAAAAGGAGATTTAATATTTTTTGCGCATACACCTAAAAGCAGAGTTTCTCACGTTGGAATTGTAGAAAGCGTTAGCCCAAGCGGTGAAATATTTTTCATTCATGCTTCATCTTCACAAGGAGTAACAATTTCATCTCTGGACATGGCTTACTGGAAAAAAAGATTCAGAGCAGGAAAAAGAGTGTTAAAAGAAATTGAGGATAATCAAATTAATACTGAAGCACAACAAGACGATATAAGATTTGTTAAAGCTACTTTTTAATTAAGTATACAAAATATAAAAAGGGGTGCTGTTACTAACGGCTGAGATTATACCCTAAGAACCTGGGCAAGTAATGTTGCCAAGGGAAATCTTAGAATTAGATTAAGGTTTCAAAAATTGAAGCCTTTATTTATTTAATCCTATATAAAACACCCCCTTTTTTATTATTAAAATTAATAATATGAAAAAAAGGGATTTTATTTTTATTAGCATTTTGACAGGCTGCTACGTGAACGCTCAGGTAAAAAAAGATTCAATACAGCTCGAAAATATTGTAGTTACTGCTAAAGCTCCTATAAGTAGAGAACGTATAGGTAAAAAACAACTTGAAAGCAAAAATTTAGGTCAGGACATTCCTTCTTTATTAAAAAATAATTTATCCGTAGTATCTTCTTCAGATGCAGGTAATAGTGTTGGATATACGGGAATGAGAATCAGAGGCAGTGATCAAACCCGCATTAATGTAACTTTAAATGGCGTACCTGTCAATGATGCTGAATCGCAAGGTCCTTTTTGGATTAATATGCCCGATTTAGCTTCTTCAGTTTCAAACCTGACAATACAACGAGGAGTAGGTACTTCAACTGAAGGAACCGGTTCATTTGGTGCCAGCATCAATGTAAAAACTCAATCACCCTCATCTACCGCATATTTCCAGACAGATCAGTCTATAGGTTCTTTCAAAACTCATAAGCATACTTTTGCAGCAGGAACGGGTAATCTATGGAATGACAAAATAAAAATTGACAGTAGAGTATCATTTATTAAATCTGACGGATATGTAGATCGAGCTTTTTCCGATTTATTTTCATATTATACTCATGGTGTTTATGAAAAAAATAACACAAAAATAGGTATCATGCTTTTCGGAGGAAAACAAAAGTCATATCAAGCATGGAATGGGGTCGATAAAATTCAAATGACCGAACGAAGGACTTTTAACAGCAGCGGGGCAATTTATGATGAAAACGGCAATATTAAGCGATATTACAACAACGAAACTGATAATTATAAACAAGAGCATTATCATTTATATTTTGAACAACAATTGAATATTTATTGGAAATTAAGTTCTACCTTATTTGTTACTAAGGGAGAAGGATATTATGAAGAATATAAGCAAAACTCAAAATTAATTAATTACAAAATTACCCCTATAGTTATTGGGAATGAAACGATAACTTCTTCTGACTTGATCAGAAGGCAGTGGTTAGATAATGTTTTTTACGGAACGACTAACCGCCTCTCTGCTTCATTCGAAAAATGGAAAATTGAAATAGGTCTTGGGGCAAATATTTATGATGGAGATCATTTTGGTAATGTTATCTGGGCCGAATATTTTTCCAATAGTCAAAAAGATCATGAGTACTATAGAAACAAGGCTAAAAAGAAAGAAATTTCCGGATTTGTAAAATCTATTTATAAAATTACTAAATCTTTGGAATTATTTGGTGATATTCAATATCGAAACATCCATTATAACGGACATGATGCTCCTGGTGGTGAAAGTATTTATAAAAACGGAGGGCCTTTAAGTTTCAGTGAAAATTATAATTTTATAAATCCAAAAATTGGAACTTCTTATGATTTTAATAACGGAAATTTGTATTTAACCTATGGTCTTGCACAAAGAGAACCCAGCAGAAACGATATTTTAAACAATACTCACGTTAAACCAGAACTTTTACATAATATAGAATTAGGAATTAAACAAAATTTAAACTCATTTTCGTATTCAGCGAATTGGTACGGTATGTATTATATAGATCAATTAATTCTTAGTGGTAAAATTAATGACGTAGGTACATTTATCCGAGAAAATAGTGGTAAAAGTTTTCGAACCGGAATTGAACTTTCTGCAGGATATCAATTATCTCCAGCAATAAGTATGAATGCAAATTCAACCTGGAGCATCAATAAAAATATAAATTTTAAAAAAGAAACCGAAGGAACTATAATTAACCTAGGAAATACGGATATTGCTTTTTCACCCAACTATATTGGGAATTTTATTATTGACTGGAAAGCATTAGAAAACTTCACCATACACTGGGCCAATCAATATGTAAGCAGCCAGTTTCTTACCAATGAAGAGCCTAGAAATGGTAAATTGGACGGATATTTTACTTCTGATTTTATTTTTGAATATTCTCCTAAATTTTTAAAAGTCAATAATTTCAGTATAAAACTTCTGCTTAATAATATTTTTAATAATTTATACGAAAATAATGGCTATTATTATGATGATACCCCTTATTATTATCCACAAAGTGGTTTTAATTTTCTGACGGGTATTAGCATTAAAATATGATCAAAATTATTTTGTACCGCATCTTTTGTTAAAAATTTTAAATTGATTGATTATGTTAGCTTAAATAGCTAATTTTGCATCAAATAGTCAGTTATGAAAAATATTATATGCTATATACTATTCATGGTATCTATACATCTTTTTTCTCAGGAAAATGATTTAATACAATGGAAATCTATACAACAGGCAGACAGTATTCAACAAAAGGGAGATCAGAGACTTATTCTTGTAGATATTTATACTGAATGGTGCGGTCCGTGTAAACTTATGGATCGTTATACTTTTCATGATCAAAAAGTAGTTGATTACATTAATGAAAATTTCATTCCTGTGAAATTTAATGCTGAATCTAAGGAGAATGTCACATTTAAAGGAAAAAGCTATCAATGGGTATCTAATGGAAGAGGTGGTGGAATTCAGGCTCTAGCATATTTTACTTTAGGAGGAGAAGTAAGCTATCCTTCTATAGCACTAATCAATGCCCGTGGAGAAACCGTATTTGTTATTACCGGATTTTATCAGGCTGATGATTTTCTGGAAACAGTAAAAAATGTAAAAAAAGAAATAATTGATAAAATTTAGTCTTTAAATATTTCTTTAAAATATCCTTGATTTTCCACTTTCCATATCTTTGTATTATTCATATTTTCATTTGAATTATCATGGGCATACTTATAATTTACAACAATTATTTTTTTAAAATGATTATAAAAAACTGCATTTTTAGTAATTAAATTTTCGGTAAGTATTAAATAATCAACCGATTTTTCATTTACTTTTTTCAAATTAAAATTATCAGATACCATTATCGTTTTAGAGTTCCACTGAATCTTTTTATTTTTTAAATAATTATATATATAAATTTTTTTGATTTTTTCTCCGGTCATATAAGGTTGCAATATAAATGAATTAATTTTTTTCAGATCCTCTTCTTCATTTTTAAATACTACAAGCTGCTCTCCTTCCCTCAAACCTATCAAAGGTAAATAATTGTTAAATACCACAATTTCTTTACGATCAGAAAATTGATAGTGATCGATTAATCGTAATATCTGTAAAAAAGAAAGTATTAGTAATAGGTACAAAAAAAATTTCATTTTTAGATTGATGAATATATACCTTAAGTATAATACGGCACAAAACAATAAAAATAACTCTAATGAACCAATAGATACATTTGAAAGATTACAAGATTCCACAGATGAAACACTATGCGTAAACACTACGAGCACTTCTACTAAAAAATTATAAATATGAGAAAAGTACGATTGAATATACGTAGGAAAATACATAATCAACAATTCTAATATTGAGGAATAAGTAATAATAAAGCTATAAGGAATAATTAGAATGTTTGTAGGTATAGATAGTATCGAAAACTGATGAAAATGATAAATAACAAATGGAAATGTCCCCAGCTGAGCTGATACGGATATTGCTATAGGCTCTATAAAATAGGTGTTTATTTTATTATTTTTAGTCTTACATCTATTTACAAATATAGGAGAAAGCCAAGACATAAAAAATACAGCTATGTAACTCAACTGGAAACCGATGGAGTACAATTCATTAGGATTATATAAAAGAATAATTATAGCTGATAAAGAAAGACTATGGTAGATATTAGCAGATCTCTTACCTAATACAAAGCAATAATATATTGAGATCATTAGGCACGACCTAAAAACAGAAGATGATAATCCAACAAATATTCCAAATAGCCAGACAAACACTAAACAAGATAAAATTCGTAATTTGCAATGCTTTCCTTTAAACAAAAATGACAGCAAACTGTAAATCATTCCAAATATAAAGGCAACATGCATACCCGAAATAGCTATTAAATGCATTACACCAGATTTGGAATAAGCATCAATGTTCTGTTTTTTCATATCCGCCCGGTCTCCAAGTAAAAAAGCTTTTAAGAACTCTTTTGAATCTAAACTTAATGTTGATTCTTCTATTTTTTTCACCATTTGCTGATTAAAATTTTTAATTTTAAACAGGATGGAATTATGAGGCTTATTATCTACTATTTTTTTAACATTGGCTGTTTTTAAAATATAATTACGTTCTAAATATTTTTTATAATCGAACTGATGTGGATTTAAAGAGCCTTGCGGATCTTTTAATTTCGCTGTCAACACATACTCATCCCCCAAAGTCAGTACAGATTTATATAAAGCTTTATCCAATAATAATAGCACTTTACCCTCAGTAACTATTTTTTTATTATTACTTGAAATTGATTGGACCTCTGCTGTATACTTTCTAAATTTTTCAGATGAATTATTTTGTTCTTCAACAATTACAGTAAGGCATTGCAATTCTTTTTCATTTATAAAGTTTACATAATGGTTGTTTGGAACAAATGAATTTATTTTTAATACTAAAACTCCTAATATAAACCAGCTAAATAAAATTATTAAAGAATATATGATCTTAAACTTTATCTGTTTCAGTATGAAGAATAAAATAATTAATGTACTAATAAGTAAAAAACAACAGAGCTTATAAGATAAATCCAAATTTTTACCTAAAAAAATTCCTACAATTAAAAAAAACAAGAAAAAAGAATATGGATGCTTCCCAATATTTAACATTCTAAATAAAAATTGTTAAAAAAAATTAAAATTTTCTCTTTGTAAAATACTTAATATATTATATCTCTGATTTTAACTCACTTAATTAAACTAAAAATACAAGCTATTAATTAAAAGAATAGATAAAAAAGTAAAAATATCATACTAATTTAGCCTTTTTAAATAAAATAAAACTATATTTTATACTTTTTTTTAGCGATATTAAGATTTTATTAATTTTTTAACTTAATTTGTTAAAATTTAATTAATACTATTATTTTTGCCATACATAAACAAATCAACTTAACTAATATTAAATTATTTTGTATGAACCTTAAAACAAGGGTATTAGGCACAGTTGTACTGGCCGCAATCTTTTCGATTCCCGCTTACTCTCAAAATGTGGAATCAGACTCTTTGAATAATGACAAAATCCTAAACGACATCGTAATCGTTGGAAGAGGAGTGATAGACGTTGCAAAAGACAGAGAAACCCCTGTTGCTGTATCTATCATAAAAAAACAAGAAATTAAAGACAAATCAGGAAATCAGGAATTTCCTGCAATTATGAAAAACACTCCTTCTGTCTTTGTTGGAAGTGAATCTGGAGGATATGGTGAATCTAGTATGACCGTACGTGGATTTGACCAGTCCAACACCGCATTTTTAATTAACGGACAACCGGTAAACGGAATGGAAGACGGTAAAATTTACTGGTCTAATTGGTCAGGGTTAACCGATATTGCAAATACCGTACAAATACAAAGAGGTCTAGGTTCTTCTAAACTAGCTATTTCATCAGTAGGTGGAACCGTAAACATTGTAACCAATGCAACTGAGAAAAAAGCCGGTTCAAGCGCACGTTTTCTTGCAGGTAATGACGGTTACTGGAAAGCAACTTATGAATACAACAGCGGACTTCAAGGAAAATGGGGAGTTTCATTCTTAACCTCCACCTGGAGAGGAGACGGTTATAACCGTGGCACCAAAGGAGAAGGTCAAATTTACTTCTTTTCTATTGGGTACAAACCAAATCAAAATCATAATATAAACTTTATGATTTATGGCGCTCCTCAAAAACATGATCAAAATTATTTTACTAATATATATAATTACAAAAAATACGGATATAAATATAACGTAAATGAGGGTTGGCTAGACGGACAACAACTTTCCGAAAGAACTAACTATTACCACAAGCCTGTAGCCAACTTAAACTGGGACTGGCAAATAAGTGAAAAAAGTAGCTTATCTACCGTTTTATACGCTTCCTGGGGAAGAGGTGGTGGTACCGGAGGATTCGGAAGTACTAAAAGTATATTAGATTACAGAAATAGCACAACAGGACAAATTAACTGGGATGCGGTAGTTGATTACAATCAATCAAATAACATTGATGGAATTGGATCAAGTAAATCGAACTACATACTTAGAACATCTGTAAACAATCATCAATGGTATGGATTAGTATCTAATTTCAATCATAAAATTTCCAAAAATTTACAATTTAATGTAGGGGTAGACGGAAGAACTTATACGGGTACACACTTTAGAAAAGCCTACAATTTTCTAGGTCTTGAGGGTATTGATGACAAAACGCCTAATGTTAATAATGGGGGAAGCAATATAATAACCAAATCTTACAGTATAAACCCTTGGAGCGCATTATTTCAAAATGTAAGCAAAGGCCAAAGAATAGGTTATGATTACGATGAAACTATTCAATATATTGGTGGGTTTGGACAATT contains these protein-coding regions:
- a CDS encoding DUF3276 family protein; translated protein: MNDLENVEKKENEIFSKVLRAGKRTYFFDVRETKAGDYYLTITESKKNVSEEGSMGFKKFKIYLYKEDFKNFKDILEETTSFIIKETGEKVISERHRDDFHLQADENKTTPNPANISNYTNVDFEDI
- a CDS encoding ComEC/Rec2 family competence protein, with product MLNIGKHPYSFFLFFLIVGIFLGKNLDLSYKLCCFLLISTLIILFFILKQIKFKIIYSLIILFSWFILGVLVLKINSFVPNNHYVNFINEKELQCLTVIVEEQNNSSEKFRKYTAEVQSISSNNKKIVTEGKVLLLLDKALYKSVLTLGDEYVLTAKLKDPQGSLNPHQFDYKKYLERNYILKTANVKKIVDNKPHNSILFKIKNFNQQMVKKIEESTLSLDSKEFLKAFLLGDRADMKKQNIDAYSKSGVMHLIAISGMHVAFIFGMIYSLLSFLFKGKHCKLRILSCLVFVWLFGIFVGLSSSVFRSCLMISIYYCFVLGKRSANIYHSLSLSAIIILLYNPNELYSIGFQLSYIAVFFMSWLSPIFVNRCKTKNNKINTYFIEPIAISVSAQLGTFPFVIYHFHQFSILSIPTNILIIPYSFIITYSSILELLIMYFPTYIQSYFSHIYNFLVEVLVVFTHSVSSVESCNLSNVSIGSLELFLLFCAVLYLRYIFINLKMKFFLYLLLILSFLQILRLIDHYQFSDRKEIVVFNNYLPLIGLREGEQLVVFKNEEEDLKKINSFILQPYMTGEKIKKIYIYNYLKNKKIQWNSKTIMVSDNFNLKKVNEKSVDYLILTENLITKNAVFYNHFKKIIVVNYKYAHDNSNENMNNTKIWKVENQGYFKEIFKD
- a CDS encoding thioredoxin family protein, whose translation is MKNIICYILFMVSIHLFSQENDLIQWKSIQQADSIQQKGDQRLILVDIYTEWCGPCKLMDRYTFHDQKVVDYINENFIPVKFNAESKENVTFKGKSYQWVSNGRGGGIQALAYFTLGGEVSYPSIALINARGETVFVITGFYQADDFLETVKNVKKEIIDKI
- a CDS encoding TonB-dependent receptor: MKKRDFIFISILTGCYVNAQVKKDSIQLENIVVTAKAPISRERIGKKQLESKNLGQDIPSLLKNNLSVVSSSDAGNSVGYTGMRIRGSDQTRINVTLNGVPVNDAESQGPFWINMPDLASSVSNLTIQRGVGTSTEGTGSFGASINVKTQSPSSTAYFQTDQSIGSFKTHKHTFAAGTGNLWNDKIKIDSRVSFIKSDGYVDRAFSDLFSYYTHGVYEKNNTKIGIMLFGGKQKSYQAWNGVDKIQMTERRTFNSSGAIYDENGNIKRYYNNETDNYKQEHYHLYFEQQLNIYWKLSSTLFVTKGEGYYEEYKQNSKLINYKITPIVIGNETITSSDLIRRQWLDNVFYGTTNRLSASFEKWKIEIGLGANIYDGDHFGNVIWAEYFSNSQKDHEYYRNKAKKKEISGFVKSIYKITKSLELFGDIQYRNIHYNGHDAPGGESIYKNGGPLSFSENYNFINPKIGTSYDFNNGNLYLTYGLAQREPSRNDILNNTHVKPELLHNIELGIKQNLNSFSYSANWYGMYYIDQLILSGKINDVGTFIRENSGKSFRTGIELSAGYQLSPAISMNANSTWSINKNINFKKETEGTIINLGNTDIAFSPNYIGNFIIDWKALENFTIHWANQYVSSQFLTNEEPRNGKLDGYFTSDFIFEYSPKFLKVNNFSIKLLLNNIFNNLYENNGYYYDDTPYYYPQSGFNFLTGISIKI
- a CDS encoding C40 family peptidase; the encoded protein is MRSVFKLFTVLFIVSATTTSCVSNYVVSNNSYKYPSTNEFLLVHNFGSRAKGPNVAKVDEKALISDNSLVSDNSLIENINIYAEKSFTKEAYNLITEAKTYLGTPYRYGGTTRNGIDCSSFVQHVFDAFDISLPRTSAMQSQQGTWISKEELKKGDLIFFAHTPKSRVSHVGIVESVSPSGEIFFIHASSSQGVTISSLDMAYWKKRFRAGKRVLKEIEDNQINTEAQQDDIRFVKATF
- a CDS encoding ABC transporter ATP-binding protein — encoded protein: MSALKTLNPYFYKHKRLLFLGIVFITLANFLTIYPVKFVGKAINIIAETLKNTKITDENALYKQLLIYGGIIVLAPILSGIMKFYMRQTIIVTSRKIEFELKNNIYKHYQILSFTFLKKSKVGDLMNRISEDVVNVRQYLGPGIMYSINLVIMLIIVLFYMLLSDPIMTLYALLPLPFLSYFIYRQSTIINKKTKIVQEKQSNLSSFVQDSFSGIRVIKSFTQENNVISKYISRSNEYREKSLSLASTEAFFSPLMLLIIGLSNLFILYIGGQRYISGKIDVGTITDFFLYLNILIWPFTALGWVTSMTRRAEASMERINEFLDVKEDIINNNYNIYPITGNIKFENVSYTYPNTGIKALNSISFEIKAGETVIFMGKTGSGKSTITLLLERLIEPDSGTIYIDQIPLNKHNLELIREKTGYVPQENFLFSDTIYNNIAYGIENPTLEKVEKYARQAEIDSNIIEFKDKYQTEIGERGVTLSGGQKQRISIARALIKDPTIFLFDDSLSAVDTETEEKILSNIENDMDVKTTIIITHRVSSAKNANRIIILEKGRIAETGSHRELMDLQGLYSDLYKKQITEQQS
- a CDS encoding TonB-dependent receptor encodes the protein MNLKTRVLGTVVLAAIFSIPAYSQNVESDSLNNDKILNDIVIVGRGVIDVAKDRETPVAVSIIKKQEIKDKSGNQEFPAIMKNTPSVFVGSESGGYGESSMTVRGFDQSNTAFLINGQPVNGMEDGKIYWSNWSGLTDIANTVQIQRGLGSSKLAISSVGGTVNIVTNATEKKAGSSARFLAGNDGYWKATYEYNSGLQGKWGVSFLTSTWRGDGYNRGTKGEGQIYFFSIGYKPNQNHNINFMIYGAPQKHDQNYFTNIYNYKKYGYKYNVNEGWLDGQQLSERTNYYHKPVANLNWDWQISEKSSLSTVLYASWGRGGGTGGFGSTKSILDYRNSTTGQINWDAVVDYNQSNNIDGIGSSKSNYILRTSVNNHQWYGLVSNFNHKISKNLQFNVGVDGRTYTGTHFRKAYNFLGLEGIDDKTPNVNNGGSNIITKSYSINPWSALFQNVSKGQRIGYDYDETIQYIGGFGQLEYSNNFISAFIQGSVSEQSHSRKDRFNYVPGDQKSRTVNNTGYNVKGGINFKINKHHNIFGNGGYYSRQPFQDNLFLNYKNDVNPLAKNEEIVGVEVGYQIRYSFIDININAYRTAWNNRVETISNQTANTIENRTGIDELHQGIEVDFTAKPFRQLNFKGHLSIGKWEYSGNAHSTTYDADNLSTIIAEKDILLDGVKTPNAPQFSYGVGVIYKPFKGFSFDADLNRYEKLYSDFDVAYIKANEKIELIELPKYFTLDLGASYSIYFNSSNLRFRVNVNNALNDVFMTYSKDNLQAVSGVDTFKGINVNNRVYFGNGRTWNAGITYNF